One segment of Chelmon rostratus isolate fCheRos1 chromosome 17, fCheRos1.pri, whole genome shotgun sequence DNA contains the following:
- the pla2g10 gene encoding group 10 secretory phospholipase A2 — MTAFYRILLLLAVAVASAATRRSQRTKRGLLELAGAIKCSTGRSALAYMMYGCYCGLGGQGWPRDRADWCCHRHDCCYGDAELLGCQTKTDQYQWTCEDKTAECDDLKDKCEKLLCKCDRDAAKCLRRAPFIRKYALWPDFLCGYVHPMCNIY; from the exons ATGACTGCGTTTTACCGAATACTCCTCCTGTTAGCTG TGGCTGTGGCCTCTGCGGCAACACGCAGGTCCCAGCGGACAAAAAGAGGTTTACTGGAGCTGGCAGGAGCCATCAAATGCAGCACAGGGAGATCTGCCTTGGCTTACATGATGTATGGATGCTACTGTGGACTGGGGGGTCAAGGCTGGCCCAGGGACAGGGCAGACTG GTGTTGCCACAGACATGACTGCTGTTATGGAGATGCAGAACTACTTGGCTGTCAAACCAAAACAGACCAGTATCAGTGGACGTGTGAGGACAAGACAGCTGAGTGTG ATGACTTGAAAGACAAATGTGAAAAGTTGCTGTGCAAGTGTGACAGAGACGCTGCCAAATGTTTGAGAAGAGCACCTTTCATCCGGAAATACGCCCTATGGCCAGATTTTCTCTGTGGTTATGTACATCCAATGTGTAATATTTACTGA
- the zc3h7a gene encoding zinc finger CCCH domain-containing protein 7A isoform X2, with amino-acid sequence MSGPCQDRRSRWQEIQKGLQFIQSTLPFPGSQEQYEVFIKDLVWNLFGEGNDVFKEGEWTKSIEMYTEALSIAEYADSEDICVPTGLLEKLYANRAAAYLNIVPGLYDQALEDCEKALQLNEGNHKALYRKAKSLKEMGRHQEAYEAVAKCSLAVPQDSSVTQLTQDLAKILGLKIRKAYIRSKPALNVLRGSSYQDASCEKFSHGSSSVEDIEIEVPQLTQDSSIVAPVPAPIQAPAASHSPLNDAMVDELPPNNSISSVTPSEPPGFESVPLPVSVPTSVALPVPTFVNGCRTSKPCPMLQPSQDFDTDIIGDDLDDLLDQAGPESAMVIPTVKGPLPLPTSIASGSSMSSPFLMPSHINPFLHNSGQQCTVTLPPLYHKSGSSAYFGMDTFDTLPPPLDSLDSLTITDFKTDYAPSSFIPQLNNNETPMGMAVGMPEVKGLPAAVDLAKNPLAETHEFKQACSICYVKTGPGVLDYTLHTEEHKCKKDALLGRIKHSPDKTWKLIRPRPTKTQYVGPYYICKEVAVGKECLYPGHCTFAYCQEEIDVWTLERKGFISRELLFDPYGPNSNVRLTVPKILQEHHGIFMFLCGVCFDHKPRIISKTNKDEPSLCSHPVTKHDFEDHKCLVHILKENTVRYSKIRPLSPQCQLDLCRHEVRYGCVREDDCFYAHSLIELKVWMMQHELGITHESIVQEAKKFWSATSSLQGAQLSNPQRRFGPPNLKMMFVCGQCWRNGQLSEADRNKKYCSAKARHTWAKDRRVVLVSSHERKKWTTVRPLPTKKPIPSQFEICMHVTAGKKCQYIGNCTFAHSVEERDLWTYMKENNIPDMDQLYEQWLLSQKPGWGEETSNNSVRENGKQIHMPTDYAEEVAGNHCWLCGKNCNSEKQWQQHITSEKHKDRVFNSEDDQNCWQYRFPTGTFKVCERFLKGTCTEDDLCKLAHGEQELKEWMERREFLLMKLAKARKDHLIAPNDNDFGKYSFLLKDII; translated from the exons atgtccgGACCGTGTCAGGACAGAAGGAGTCGCTGGCAGGAGATTCAGAAGGGCCTACAGTTCATCCA ATCAACCCTTCCATTTCCTGGGAGTCAAGAGCAGTATGAG GTGTTCATTAAGGATCTTGTGTGGAATCTTTTTGGAGAAGGAAATGACGTATTTAAAGAAGGGGAATGGACGAAATCCATCGAGATGTACACCGAAGCCTTGAGTATAGCAGAGTATGCTGACTCAGAAGACATCTGTGTTCCAACAGGTCTGCTGGAAAAGCTTTATGCAAATCGAGCTGCTGCGTACCTAAACATTGTTCCG GGACTGTATGACCAAGCATTAGAAGACTGTGAAAAGGCTCTCCAGTTGAACGAGGGGAACCACAAAGCACTGTACAGAAAAGCAAAATCCTTGAAGGAGATGGGGAGACATCAAGAGGCCTATGAGGCTGTTGCCAAATGCTCTCTAGCAGTGCCTCAG GATTCCAGTGTCACACAGCTGACTCAGGACCTTGCCAAAATTCTGGGATTGAAAATCCGTAAAGCTTATATAAGGAGTAAG CCTGCCTTGAATGTTTTGCGAGGATCAAGTTATCAAGATGCATCATGTGAGAAG TTTTCCCATGGCTCGTCTTCAGTTGAAGATATAGAAATTG AAGTGCCTCAGTTGACCCAGGATAGCAGTATTGTGGCTCCAGTCCCAGCTCCAATCCAAGCCCCAGCGGCATCTCACTCGCCTCTAAATGACGCAATGGTGGACGAACTTCCGCCCAACAACAGCATCTCATCTGTGACCCCGTCTGAGCCACCAGGCTTCGAGTCAGTTCCCCTGCCTGTGTCCGTACCCACGTCAGTCGCTCTTCCTGTTCCCACATTTGTTAATGGGTGCAGAACCAGTAAGCCTTGCCCGATGCTTCAACCCAGTCAAGATTTTGACACGGACATCATTGGGGATGACCTAGATGATCTACTGGACCAAGCTGGCCCCGAATCAGCCATG GTTATACCCACAGTGAAGGGGCCTCTTCCTTTGCCAACCAGTATTGCCTCAGGCAGTTCCATGTCAAGTCCATTCCTGATGCCTTCTCACATCAACCCGTTTCTGCACAACAGTGGCCAGCAGTGCACCGTAACTCTGCCCCCACTTTATCACAAGTCAGGGTCTAGTGCGTATTTTGGTATGGACACTTTTGATACCCTCCCCCCACCACTGGACTCTCTGGATAGTCTCACCATAACAGACTTCAAAACAG ATTATGCTCCGAGTTCATTCATTCCACAG CTAAACAATAATGAAACCCCAATGGGAATGGCTGTGGGTATGCCTGAAGTGAAGggtcttcctgctgctgtggattTAGCAAAGAACCCCTTAGCTGAAACACATGAATTCAAACAAGCGTGCTCAATTTGCTACGTGAAAACTG GGCCTGGTGTGCTGGATTACACACTTCATACAGAGGagcacaaatgcaaaaaggaCGCTTTGCTCGGCAGAATCAAACATTCGCCAGACAAAACGTGGAAGCTCATCCGGCCCAGACCAACAAAAACCCAATATGTTGGACCTTATTACATTTGCAAAG aggTGGCTGTTGGGAAAGAGTGCCTGTACCCTGGCCACTGCACATTTGCATACTGCCAGGAAGAGATTGACGTGTGGACTCTAGAGCGAAAAGGGTTTATCTCTAGAGAACTTCTCTTCGATCCATACGGGCCCAACTCCAATGTCAGGTTGACTGTCCCCAAGATCTTGCAGGAGCATCATGGGATATTCATGTTTCTCTGTGGA GTGTGCTTTGACCACAAGCCCAGAATAATCAGCAAAACCAACAAAGATGAACCTTCACTTTGCTCCCATCCAGTGACAAAGCACGACTTTGAGGATCATAA gTGCCTGGTCCACATTTTGAAGGAGAATACAGTCCGTTATTCCAAAATCAGACCCTTGAGTCCTCAGTGCCAGCTGGATCTTTGTCGCCATGAAGTCCGCTACGGCTGTGTGAGGGAGGACGACTGCTTCTATGCACACAGCCTCATCGAGCTGAAGGTCTGGATGATGCAGCACGAGCTCG GTATCACTCATGAAAGTATTGTCCAAGAGGCTAAGAAGTTTTGGAGTGCAACATCGTCGTTGCAGGGAGCCCAG CTTTCCAATCCACAGAGGAGGTTTGGGCCTCCGAATCTGAAGATGATGTTTGTCTGCGGCCAGTGCTGGAGAAACGGCCAACTCAGCgaagctgacagaaacaagaagTATTGCTCAGCAAAAGCGCGGCACAC GTGGGCAAAAGACAGGCGGGTGGTGCTTGTAAGTTCCCATGAAAGGAAAAAGTGGACAACGGTCAGACCACTTCCAACCAAAAAACCTATCCCATCTCAATTTGAg ATTTGCATGCACGTGACAGCTGGCAAGAAGTGTCAGTACATTGGGAACTGCACGTTTGCTCACAGTGTAGAAGAAAGAGACCTTTGGACCTacatgaaggaaaacaaca TTCCAGATATGGATCAGCTTTATGAGCAGTGGCTGCTGTCTCAGAAGCCTGGCTGGGGTGAAGAGACCTCCAATAACTCTGTAAGGGAGAATGGCAAACAGATCCATATGCCAACAGACTATGCTGAAGAAGTG gctggCAATCACTGTTGGCTGTGTGGTAAAAACTGCAACAGTGAGAAACAGTGGCAGCAGCACATCacttcagaaaaacacaaagacagagttTTCAACTCTGAGGATGATCAGAACTGCTGGCAGTATCGATTTCCCACAGGCACTTTCAAAGTTTGTGAGAG GTTCCTGAAAGGCACGTGCACAGAGGACGACTTGTGTAAGCTGGCACACGGGGAGCAGGAACTAAAAGAGTGGATGGAGCGCAGGGAATTCCTTTTGATGAAACTTGCCAAAGCCAGAAAAGACCATCTTATAGCACCAAATGACAATGACTTTGGAAAATACAGTTTTCTGCTTAAAGACATTATATAA
- the zc3h7a gene encoding zinc finger CCCH domain-containing protein 7A isoform X1 has translation MSGPCQDRRSRWQEIQKGLQFIQSTLPFPGSQEQYEVFIKDLVWNLFGEGNDVFKEGEWTKSIEMYTEALSIAEYADSEDICVPTGLLEKLYANRAAAYLNIVPGLYDQALEDCEKALQLNEGNHKALYRKAKSLKEMGRHQEAYEAVAKCSLAVPQDSSVTQLTQDLAKILGLKIRKAYIRSKPALNVLRGSSYQDASCEKFSHGSSSVEDIEIEVPQLTQDSSIVAPVPAPIQAPAASHSPLNDAMVDELPPNNSISSVTPSEPPGFESVPLPVSVPTSVALPVPTFVNGCRTSKPCPMLQPSQDFDTDIIGDDLDDLLDQAGPESAMVIPTVKGPLPLPTSIASGSSMSSPFLMPSHINPFLHNSGQQCTVTLPPLYHKSGSSAYFGMDTFDTLPPPLDSLDSLTITDFKTDYAPSSFIPQLNNNETPMGMAVGMPEVKGLPAAVDLAKNPLAETHEFKQACSICYVKTGPGVLDYTLHTEEHKCKKDALLGRIKHSPDKTWKLIRPRPTKTQYVGPYYICKEVAVGKECLYPGHCTFAYCQEEIDVWTLERKGFISRELLFDPYGPNSNVRLTVPKILQEHHGIFMFLCGVCFDHKPRIISKTNKDEPSLCSHPVTKHDFEDHKCLVHILKENTVRYSKIRPLSPQCQLDLCRHEVRYGCVREDDCFYAHSLIELKVWMMQHELGITHESIVQEAKKFWSATSSLQGAQQLSNPQRRFGPPNLKMMFVCGQCWRNGQLSEADRNKKYCSAKARHTWAKDRRVVLVSSHERKKWTTVRPLPTKKPIPSQFEICMHVTAGKKCQYIGNCTFAHSVEERDLWTYMKENNIPDMDQLYEQWLLSQKPGWGEETSNNSVRENGKQIHMPTDYAEEVAGNHCWLCGKNCNSEKQWQQHITSEKHKDRVFNSEDDQNCWQYRFPTGTFKVCERFLKGTCTEDDLCKLAHGEQELKEWMERREFLLMKLAKARKDHLIAPNDNDFGKYSFLLKDII, from the exons atgtccgGACCGTGTCAGGACAGAAGGAGTCGCTGGCAGGAGATTCAGAAGGGCCTACAGTTCATCCA ATCAACCCTTCCATTTCCTGGGAGTCAAGAGCAGTATGAG GTGTTCATTAAGGATCTTGTGTGGAATCTTTTTGGAGAAGGAAATGACGTATTTAAAGAAGGGGAATGGACGAAATCCATCGAGATGTACACCGAAGCCTTGAGTATAGCAGAGTATGCTGACTCAGAAGACATCTGTGTTCCAACAGGTCTGCTGGAAAAGCTTTATGCAAATCGAGCTGCTGCGTACCTAAACATTGTTCCG GGACTGTATGACCAAGCATTAGAAGACTGTGAAAAGGCTCTCCAGTTGAACGAGGGGAACCACAAAGCACTGTACAGAAAAGCAAAATCCTTGAAGGAGATGGGGAGACATCAAGAGGCCTATGAGGCTGTTGCCAAATGCTCTCTAGCAGTGCCTCAG GATTCCAGTGTCACACAGCTGACTCAGGACCTTGCCAAAATTCTGGGATTGAAAATCCGTAAAGCTTATATAAGGAGTAAG CCTGCCTTGAATGTTTTGCGAGGATCAAGTTATCAAGATGCATCATGTGAGAAG TTTTCCCATGGCTCGTCTTCAGTTGAAGATATAGAAATTG AAGTGCCTCAGTTGACCCAGGATAGCAGTATTGTGGCTCCAGTCCCAGCTCCAATCCAAGCCCCAGCGGCATCTCACTCGCCTCTAAATGACGCAATGGTGGACGAACTTCCGCCCAACAACAGCATCTCATCTGTGACCCCGTCTGAGCCACCAGGCTTCGAGTCAGTTCCCCTGCCTGTGTCCGTACCCACGTCAGTCGCTCTTCCTGTTCCCACATTTGTTAATGGGTGCAGAACCAGTAAGCCTTGCCCGATGCTTCAACCCAGTCAAGATTTTGACACGGACATCATTGGGGATGACCTAGATGATCTACTGGACCAAGCTGGCCCCGAATCAGCCATG GTTATACCCACAGTGAAGGGGCCTCTTCCTTTGCCAACCAGTATTGCCTCAGGCAGTTCCATGTCAAGTCCATTCCTGATGCCTTCTCACATCAACCCGTTTCTGCACAACAGTGGCCAGCAGTGCACCGTAACTCTGCCCCCACTTTATCACAAGTCAGGGTCTAGTGCGTATTTTGGTATGGACACTTTTGATACCCTCCCCCCACCACTGGACTCTCTGGATAGTCTCACCATAACAGACTTCAAAACAG ATTATGCTCCGAGTTCATTCATTCCACAG CTAAACAATAATGAAACCCCAATGGGAATGGCTGTGGGTATGCCTGAAGTGAAGggtcttcctgctgctgtggattTAGCAAAGAACCCCTTAGCTGAAACACATGAATTCAAACAAGCGTGCTCAATTTGCTACGTGAAAACTG GGCCTGGTGTGCTGGATTACACACTTCATACAGAGGagcacaaatgcaaaaaggaCGCTTTGCTCGGCAGAATCAAACATTCGCCAGACAAAACGTGGAAGCTCATCCGGCCCAGACCAACAAAAACCCAATATGTTGGACCTTATTACATTTGCAAAG aggTGGCTGTTGGGAAAGAGTGCCTGTACCCTGGCCACTGCACATTTGCATACTGCCAGGAAGAGATTGACGTGTGGACTCTAGAGCGAAAAGGGTTTATCTCTAGAGAACTTCTCTTCGATCCATACGGGCCCAACTCCAATGTCAGGTTGACTGTCCCCAAGATCTTGCAGGAGCATCATGGGATATTCATGTTTCTCTGTGGA GTGTGCTTTGACCACAAGCCCAGAATAATCAGCAAAACCAACAAAGATGAACCTTCACTTTGCTCCCATCCAGTGACAAAGCACGACTTTGAGGATCATAA gTGCCTGGTCCACATTTTGAAGGAGAATACAGTCCGTTATTCCAAAATCAGACCCTTGAGTCCTCAGTGCCAGCTGGATCTTTGTCGCCATGAAGTCCGCTACGGCTGTGTGAGGGAGGACGACTGCTTCTATGCACACAGCCTCATCGAGCTGAAGGTCTGGATGATGCAGCACGAGCTCG GTATCACTCATGAAAGTATTGTCCAAGAGGCTAAGAAGTTTTGGAGTGCAACATCGTCGTTGCAGGGAGCCCAG CAGCTTTCCAATCCACAGAGGAGGTTTGGGCCTCCGAATCTGAAGATGATGTTTGTCTGCGGCCAGTGCTGGAGAAACGGCCAACTCAGCgaagctgacagaaacaagaagTATTGCTCAGCAAAAGCGCGGCACAC GTGGGCAAAAGACAGGCGGGTGGTGCTTGTAAGTTCCCATGAAAGGAAAAAGTGGACAACGGTCAGACCACTTCCAACCAAAAAACCTATCCCATCTCAATTTGAg ATTTGCATGCACGTGACAGCTGGCAAGAAGTGTCAGTACATTGGGAACTGCACGTTTGCTCACAGTGTAGAAGAAAGAGACCTTTGGACCTacatgaaggaaaacaaca TTCCAGATATGGATCAGCTTTATGAGCAGTGGCTGCTGTCTCAGAAGCCTGGCTGGGGTGAAGAGACCTCCAATAACTCTGTAAGGGAGAATGGCAAACAGATCCATATGCCAACAGACTATGCTGAAGAAGTG gctggCAATCACTGTTGGCTGTGTGGTAAAAACTGCAACAGTGAGAAACAGTGGCAGCAGCACATCacttcagaaaaacacaaagacagagttTTCAACTCTGAGGATGATCAGAACTGCTGGCAGTATCGATTTCCCACAGGCACTTTCAAAGTTTGTGAGAG GTTCCTGAAAGGCACGTGCACAGAGGACGACTTGTGTAAGCTGGCACACGGGGAGCAGGAACTAAAAGAGTGGATGGAGCGCAGGGAATTCCTTTTGATGAAACTTGCCAAAGCCAGAAAAGACCATCTTATAGCACCAAATGACAATGACTTTGGAAAATACAGTTTTCTGCTTAAAGACATTATATAA
- the rmi2 gene encoding recQ-mediated genome instability protein 2 encodes MSQREKTAGERKRPVPVKVLSAQLRAAGNRRTADSGDAYVIRPGGGRSLLVSLVWMQGTVLEVQLDRNTVLLMDETGTFAVQGVNNIPKGKPCLSQGKYVMVMGVIQAVSPEPVIRAVKMADLSELAALHRRMWKLEVEDLQQVLA; translated from the exons ATGAGCCAAAGAGAGAAGACAGCCGGAGAGAGGAAACGCCCGGTGCCCGTTAAAGTGTTGTCGGCTCAGCTGAGGGCGGCGGGGAACCGGAGGACAGCCGACAGCGGGGATGCGTATGTTATCAGGCCGGGTGGGGGTCGCTCTCTGCTGGTCTCACTGGTGTGGATGCAGGGAACTGTGCTGGAGGTCCAGCTGGACAGAAACACCGTCCTGCTGATGGATGAGACGGGAACCTTTGCTGTTCAAGGCGTCAACAACATCCCCAAAGGGAAGCCATGTTTGTCCCAAG gcAAATATGTCATGGTGATGGGTGTCATCCAGGCCGTCTCCCCGGAGCCAGTCATCCGTGCGGTGAAGATGGCAGACCTCTCCGAGCTCGCCGCGCTTCACAGACGGATGTGgaagctggaggtggaggaccTGCAGCAGGTGCTGGCCTGA
- the ubfd1 gene encoding ubiquitin domain-containing protein UBFD1 isoform X1, whose product MATQDGSEEVIMETEAKPKEAEPLGENAEKVDTETHTDAGNATTQDSSISNGDDADDKQEMVDLKIIWNKNKYDLKIPVDNTGAKLKESIYSLTGLPPAMQKVMYKGLLPEDKTLREIKITNGAKIMVVGSTINDVLAVNTPKEVIQQEVKAEENKKEPLCRQKQHRKVLDKGKPDDIMPAIKGTKERLPTVPLAGMFNKSGGKVRLTFKLEQDQLWIGTKERTEKVPMGSIKNVVSEPIEGHEDYHMMAFQLGPTEASQYWVYWVPAQFVDAIKDTVLGKWQYF is encoded by the exons ATGGCGACCCAGGATG GAAGTGAAGAAGTCATAATGGAAACTGAGGCAAAGCCAAAAGAAGCTGAACCACTTggtgaaaatgctgaaaaagtggacacagaaacacacacagatgcaggaaACGCCACAACTCAGGACTCTAGTATTAGCAATGGGGACGACGCAGACGACAAGCAGGAGATGGTGGACTTGAAGATTATCTGGAACAAGAATAAATATGATCTGAAAATTCCTGTTGATAACACCGGAGCCAAACTAAAAGAGAGCATCTATTCTCTCACAG GTCTTCCACCAGCAATGCAGAAAGTGATGTACAAAGGCTTGCTTCCAGAGGACAAGACGCTACGTGAAATAAAGATTACAAATGGTGCAAAAATAATGGTGGTAGGATCTACAATCAATGATGTATTAGCTGTGAATACACCCAAAGAGGTCATTCAGCAGGAAGTtaaagctgaagaaaacaagaagGAGCCTTTATGCAGGCAAAAG CAACACAGGAAAGTCTTGGACAAAGGTAAACCAGATGACATAATGCCAGCTATTAAAGGAACAAAG GAACGATTACCAACAGTGCCTTTAGCCGGAATGTTTAACAAGTCCGGAGGAAAAGTTAGACTCACATTCAAACTGGAGCAAGATCAGTTGTGGATCGGAACAAAGG agagaaCGGAGAAAGTCCCAATGGGCTCCATTAAAAACGTAGTGTCTGAACCCATCGAAGGCCATGAGGACTATCATATGATG GCTTTTCAGTTGGGTCCAACAGAAGCTTCTCAGTATTGGGTCTACTGGGTGCCTGCACAGTTTGTCGATGCAATCAAAGACACAGTCCTTGGAAAATGGCAGTATTTCTAA
- the ubfd1 gene encoding ubiquitin domain-containing protein UBFD1 isoform X2, producing the protein METEAKPKEAEPLGENAEKVDTETHTDAGNATTQDSSISNGDDADDKQEMVDLKIIWNKNKYDLKIPVDNTGAKLKESIYSLTGLPPAMQKVMYKGLLPEDKTLREIKITNGAKIMVVGSTINDVLAVNTPKEVIQQEVKAEENKKEPLCRQKQHRKVLDKGKPDDIMPAIKGTKERLPTVPLAGMFNKSGGKVRLTFKLEQDQLWIGTKERTEKVPMGSIKNVVSEPIEGHEDYHMMAFQLGPTEASQYWVYWVPAQFVDAIKDTVLGKWQYF; encoded by the exons ATGGAAACTGAGGCAAAGCCAAAAGAAGCTGAACCACTTggtgaaaatgctgaaaaagtggacacagaaacacacacagatgcaggaaACGCCACAACTCAGGACTCTAGTATTAGCAATGGGGACGACGCAGACGACAAGCAGGAGATGGTGGACTTGAAGATTATCTGGAACAAGAATAAATATGATCTGAAAATTCCTGTTGATAACACCGGAGCCAAACTAAAAGAGAGCATCTATTCTCTCACAG GTCTTCCACCAGCAATGCAGAAAGTGATGTACAAAGGCTTGCTTCCAGAGGACAAGACGCTACGTGAAATAAAGATTACAAATGGTGCAAAAATAATGGTGGTAGGATCTACAATCAATGATGTATTAGCTGTGAATACACCCAAAGAGGTCATTCAGCAGGAAGTtaaagctgaagaaaacaagaagGAGCCTTTATGCAGGCAAAAG CAACACAGGAAAGTCTTGGACAAAGGTAAACCAGATGACATAATGCCAGCTATTAAAGGAACAAAG GAACGATTACCAACAGTGCCTTTAGCCGGAATGTTTAACAAGTCCGGAGGAAAAGTTAGACTCACATTCAAACTGGAGCAAGATCAGTTGTGGATCGGAACAAAGG agagaaCGGAGAAAGTCCCAATGGGCTCCATTAAAAACGTAGTGTCTGAACCCATCGAAGGCCATGAGGACTATCATATGATG GCTTTTCAGTTGGGTCCAACAGAAGCTTCTCAGTATTGGGTCTACTGGGTGCCTGCACAGTTTGTCGATGCAATCAAAGACACAGTCCTTGGAAAATGGCAGTATTTCTAA